The following is a genomic window from Calypte anna isolate BGI_N300 chromosome 15, bCalAnn1_v1.p, whole genome shotgun sequence.
CTAGGTGCAGTGTAGTAAACTAGATCATCACTTGCATTGACTAATTTATCTCTAATAAATTTTTATGTGCTAGAATAAATTCTTCATGTTCTGATGTGGAGAGTGAGCTGTggttaataattttttccttaatgtgaTGATGGATAGAACTGAGTTCCAATAGAAACTGCAGATCTCCAATACAatggggtttgtgtgtgtgtgagttgGCATggataaatacaaatatatagtATAACATATAtgttaatattaataaaaatactatgTTAATAAAGTAAATGTGCTTATATATAAATGTACATAGCCTgcatatttctttctgtttcaataTGGAAATCTACAGTTGGTTAGTTACGTAGCAACATtattagtaatttaaaaaagcaaactgaaggaCAGTTATTTGGGAGAAGAGTTAAGAGTTGACAGTGCAGGGCCTCATAAGATTAAAATACCTGGACAATGTGACCATGTTCTAGAAATAAGGGCTTTCTCATTCAGTGTTATCAAGACAAGGCCACATGGGGGGGTTTGATTGCTCTCCTGAGGTGAGATTTAGGAGCCTTTCCAGTGAAAACTGAGATAGGGTCAGACTGCTGGTGTGGAAAGAATGTAGATGGGCAAGTTGTCATGCTGTCTAGAATATTTATTATTGCTTACATACAGAATGATGTATCTAAGAGCATTAATTTTTGTTGGTTTAGTTTCTTCTGTCAGCTGTGGCTGGAATTTAAAAGTCTGCTGGGTCCTATTGTAATCACTTTAATTATGCCTTTATTACTTCTCTAATGAAATTGATATCTCTAGTTCTAAAGCTGGGAGGAAAGAGAATCTGAGTCCAGGCCAGGAGTTTGAGGCTATTGCTCTAATCAAGCTtatggtgatttttttattattatttatttattttttttattcttggcTTCTGCTTTTATGTTCAGTAATGAGTATCTGTAAACAGTAGGAAAATAATAGGCAGAGCCAAATGATAAAAGGAGTAGCTGACTGGCACACTGAACTGGATTTTGGGAGTATCCCCACTTCAGAAGCCTCACTGAGGGCTTCAGTCTTCTGACAGAAGACAGCAGCAGTGTTGCAGGGGAGTTAAGTGTAACAGAACACACACATATGGAGGAATGTGGAATGTAGAAACAATGAGATACAGATGTCCTGAATTAGTGACTCTGCAGTTTATATGTATTCCCTACCTTTTTGTTAAACTCAGAGGGATCTTGATACTGAATTCATCAGTCACAAGGATCTGAACAGATGCCAGATGATGATATTCTTTCACATAAAAAGCCATTGCTAGAGGAACTCAGTAGTGCCTGCTTATTCAGCATGTGGTCTCCTTTATGACAGGATTTGTCTTTCAGTTGTGTCCAAGGGCTTGCCTGGGCCATTTATCTACCATTCCATATAAAACTGTCTTTTGAGACCTCAGGTGATCACAGTTCCTGTGATCTGCTCTTCTCATAGACCTTCTATAGTACACACAGGTTAGACAACATGAAAAGATACTTAATGCACCAATAAAATAGTTTGGATAACTGCTGGTAtcttcactgagaaaaaaacatataaCAATCTTActcatttttgctttatttgctaATACACAGTGCTTGTTGTACATTTAAAATTGCTACTGtagttttagggttttttaatgacCCAAGTGGTAATGTTAAAATAGGCCATTAGCagccagcttttttttcctgtttttaaatttcagtggGCTTAGTTACTGTCTGCATCGTATTAATTCCAACTGGACTTTATTTATGcattatatttttcaaagtaCTCCTTGCTTTTGAGATacaatatatatacatatagtcTGCTCACACCAGTTTAGCAGCTTGAGGTGACCTAAAATACTTTACTTGCacattgctttttctctgttcccATTGATGGAAAATGCAGTGTGCCAGTGGGCTCTTTTAACTAAATGTGACTTCTTCTATCCTAGCATGTGACCTGGGCCAAGAAGTTGAACAGGTCTATTAATgacagctcagctcagcaccctcctttTCTAGCTGCCAAGGGATCTGTTCCAGTATTAGTACTGTGTGCCAGCTCTAGATGTACCAATCAGAACCAGGCTTGTAGGAAGGTGTCTAACCCCAGCTGCAATAGATGTGCATCATACACATAAAGCATTGCTTTTATGCTCCATATTAACTGCccataaagatcatctaaaGAATGCTGAGGAGAAGAAAGACCTGACATTGCTAAAACAGCCAACCAGTCCTAACCTAAAATTAATAAACAAGGACTTAAGGCAGTAGAGTAAACATCCCTTCAGTTTTCAGTCTGGGTCTAGACTGTGTTTGTGTGAGGCTTTGCAAGGACCATAACATCCTTTGAGCAAGAGGATTAATGTTTCCTTGTTTTCAGAGGTTTTGGATTTTGAATAACTGAACTCGGACACCCAGATCTTATGAAAGGTCCAGCAAGCCTTTGAACtccattcctttttttactCCTATAAGGTCCTAGGCATCTCAAGTATGTAGCTTAGTGTTTACAGCCAAAAAAGTAAGGTCTTAACTTCTCTGGCTTAagttttttctgtctcctggaAAACCTGGTAGAATCCAATTAGGGGATGAATGTATGGGAGTCTTGGATCTGAAGTTTTACAAATGTGGATTACTGTCCAGCCAGCTTAAATGCAAAGTATCTCAGTAATTTAACTCAAGGAGCTAATGATTAGAAGAAGAATCAAAGAACAACTATGCCTTTTTTCCAGtgtaaattttaatttggaaCTTTTTTGTACACCCAGGAGTGTCCAGCTATGGGAGGGAAGTTCAAATTGTAACTTGCCATAAGTGAGCATAAAAATCTGTCTGCTAGGTAGAACAGTAGTCAGCCTCTTAGAATCCAGTAGCTATTCAAAAGAGGTGATAGGGAAATGTTACTTGGTCTGATGAATTGTCCTTTTGTTTTAACATGTCCCTTTTACCCAAGTAACTAAATATCCAGTTACCCAAAgtggtataattttttttgtcattaaacCCTGCTACTTTCCATGCAGTAGTTCTGGGGCTTTACTGAACTGCATTACAGGTATGTTTAAAAATTCTAATGGTGCTGTTTGACAGTGGTACAGCTAGCACAGTATTTTGAGAGGAGGAGAGTGATAGAACTCATACATTAATCTCTAGGGTCTGGTATCATAGTAACAACAATGGGATAAGCATCTTGCTGGGTTTGAAGATCACATGAAATTAGAGCATAATCAAATACAGAAGCTGATGGTCTTTCAAGAAGAAATTcccatttatatttttcagtacCACCAAAGGAGATGTGATTTGCTACTATGGAAACAAAGGAGAACCAGAACCTGTTGTCCTAAATCCTGGTAGGTTTTGATCAGAGAGGCCTGAATATTACTCTTGGTTATTTTAAGAGAGTCACAGTGTAGCTATATTGCTCCAGTAATTTAGCTGTTTAAGAATTATCTTTCAATAACATATATAGTCCCTCAGATCGTGTGGGATAATATAATTGTAAAGCTATTTTTTATACAGTACAcaagttaattttctttgcttcagaacTTATTAggttgtttggattttttgtatGTATATATAGGAATATATGGACTGAGTAATTCTTTGTTGGATACACCATGGAAGAAACTTCAGTATGGGAAGCAGCTTTTCACAGAAGTGGTCAAGAGAAGTCAAGACCTTACCAAAGAAGACTTGGTGCAGGAGCTTCTTACAGTGATGAATAATCAAGAGCCGTAAGAACATGACAGACAGAGTTTAGTTAAAATGCAATATAACCAGTTTAAAAATTGCATGTAGAAGCTATTTTGATGGAAAAGAAACTTTTGCCTTATGTTAATCAACTAAAGCTGGGTAATGAAAGGCAGGATTAGTGTTCTTTCTCTCATCAGAGTCTTGACTTCCAAAGATACTGATTTTCAAGCAGCAGACAATAAATGTTATCACTGCAGTCTTGGTACTCATAGACTGTACACTGATTTCTCTGGgcccttttctttttatgatttCACTTCTCTTAGTAAGGGTGATGAGTGCAAGACAAGGGATGTGCAAGTTACTTGCTGTAAGCTTTGTGGAGGCTCCTACTGCACTCAGAGTAAGTACTGGTTTACCCATGCAGGTTTGTGTTAGTAGGTGCTACCTATTGCTACCCAGAACAGACATAGAGACTGAAGaagcaaacaattttttaaGTAGAACCAGCTGCCTTCCTCAAAAGTACAATTATTTTGGGCTTAAATGGTCAAAAGAGATAAAGGAGTTTTTGTACAGGTCAGCTGTAGTCCTGTGGTCAAGAAAGTTCCCAAGAAATGAGTTTGAGTATCTCAGTGAGGTTCCTCACTCACTACTGGCTTCAACTGAGCCAGTAAGGTAGATGTTTAGAAGACAAGGAAATTGGTACTGTTTACCCTGTTCCATGTCTGCATGTTTAAAGATGGTGCTGTTGTCTAAATTAATTGCTGACTGTCCAGTAACTTCCATGTTTAGCCTGGCTTTTACCTGTCTAGGGGGTGATTTGTGTTGGAACAAAACTGTTACAGATCCAGTTTCTTAACTTTATTGGTCAATTCTGCCAACATTcatttttgtggcattttttaGTGGTTcgaaataaatgtttatttcaaaacaCCTGTATCTGAGCAATGAGTAGTAACTGGGGAGTCTGCTAAGGTGtcttaattacttttttcatcTGATATCAGAtcaagtgattttttaaaaaaattgttatacTTTACCTTTTTGTAGTGAAAAGACAGAATTAGAATATAGAGTATACTCCAAATTAATGTTCAGTAGAAAATCAGTATGATCCCCTCTGAAATTATCTGACTATAAAGTGGAAATATTTACTTacagaaggcaatatttaaaACTAAGGCTATAATCCTTTCAAAGAGCACACTTCAAGATGAAATGATCTTTTCATAATGAATATGAACACATGGATATGCACTGGCTTTGAACTTCCTTAGATTATCTTACTGCATATTACTTTATGATCACTTTGTATGTGTTACAGGAATTAAGTGGGTACAATGGTCGGTGGTGGAGTATGAAATAGAAGCTGACAGTTCTCACGGGCTGAAGGGCCCTGCTGTGtgcctcctgtgtttcagtggGGTATGATTCAGCCATATGGCCAGTACAGgagtgagcagagctgagctgctatATTCACACTAGAGTTACACCCACAGGTCCTCTCTCTaccacaacaaaaaagaaaattattccagttAAATGTAAAGGTCAGTTACCTATTACAAATTGCACAGTCTCCTCTACAGATCAGGGTAAGCTCTGAAAATGGGTTTTACTTGATCTGTCTGTTTTGTTCTGCCCTCTTCCCCAGCATTTACTGTAGAGCTGATAGgctgctgaattatttttattttctatgtacAAGTGGGGTGTTATTGTTGAAGGTGGAAGAAGCttaaaaatcaaagccaaaAACCTACTGTAATAATAGCtaaatttgctttgaaatataaaattgtaATTATAGAGCTAAGAAGCTGTATTTAGGGCTAGCATTTGACAATACATTATGGTGACAAGAATGCAAAGTCAGGGATTGTAGGGTTGCTGCAGTAACCTCTGTGGTTACTCTGATACTGGTTTAATTACAACAAATTATATGCTTTATAGTGTAATGTTTCCCTTTCAAGCTTTGAGAGGAAAATATGTCAAGAAATTTGGGCACAaactaattttcttctgttgcatcttcaagttttattttaaatattgttctAGGAATATTCCAGATATTCCAAACAAGACTGGAGGAAGCAGAGAGTTCTTTCTGTGACATGCAAATAACTCCTGGAGTCTAACTGGAAAAATGTTCTTCTATGGCATGTGCCTCAAATGTTTTAATTGAAACCAGTGTACAGAAAGAGAGACAAACAGGGAAAGTGAAAAACTTGtcaatatatgagaaaaatactttaagtGAGACAAAAGTTCAAGACCCTGAAAAAATATCTATGGGAAAGAGCTTAAAAGCTGTTTTATCTTTGGTTTCCCTCATACTTCAGTTTTGAACACAATTCACTTTTGTACTTCTTGAAAAGTGATTATTTATCAACTGCTCAGTCAACACAACTTGGCTCCAGAAGGATGAATGTGTTAATATGGTAGAActaagttatttttattattactttgctactttgtttttttttttcagtcaattACCAGACCCTGCCATTGAAGACCAAGGGAAAGATTACATACGTCCCATACTGAACAAGTATGCATCTATATGTGTTCGTTGCCCAGGTTATGGAACAAGGTAAAAAATTCATAGATGTGTACTGGATAAAGCTTATCTCAAATAAGAATTGTACTACTGTAAGTTTTAATTCTGTAGTAACTGCTTTAAATTTGCTCAGATATTAATCAAGTATGATTCAGTCAAGTATTTCCTTGCTCAGTAGGCTCATGTCTTAGTTTTGCTATTGATGGGTATTTTAAGCTGTTCTACCAAGAATGTGATAGAATAATGCAGTGCATCTTATGTGCCAAAAAAAGCTGTGTCGGCTTTGGCAAGTGCAACAAAGAGTCAGAGCAGTGGAGTTGACTGAAATGCCCATTTCAACTTGCCAGGATGACTTCTGCCCTGCTAGTGTGGTTATGGTGTAgttgagaagacaaaaaatgtgCTAAAACCTTTAGGGATGTGGAATGGGACAAATTTATATAATGGACTCAAGTCTTAACCTTCTCCCCTTCTGTTGTTTCAGAACTAACACCGTGGTTCTCATTGATTCAGAAGGACAGGTTACTTTCACAGAGAGGAACATGATCAATGAAGATGTCAACCAGTGGAAAACAAGCACCTATGAATTCAAACTGCACACTTAACAACTTTCCATGTGAATGGTTTGTAATAAAAGCAATGAGATAACAAGCCATGAAGCTTCAGTAAATGTTTTGTGCCAGCCTCCACAAGCTAAAATTcgcaaggaaagcaaaagtttAAATAAACTGGTAGCATACTCTATCAGGATCACAACTCTGTTGGATGAAaccaaaagaagaaactgtttcTACATGAAGTAGCAACTTATAAtcagaagaacatttttaaatatcactCCACCTCCAGGACAAGGCTGTCTTTGCCCAAGGCAGCAACATTGCTTTCTTGTGGgtgcttttgggttttggtggttttttgttttgtttttttaagatattttaagtAGACTCTTAAGAATGTTTTCAGAGGAGGGGAAACTGCTGCTCTTATTGTTCTACCTAAAGGTTTTGCCACATTTTGCTTTCCCTCCAGCAAGAGATTTTAAGATTGTATAGCTGATGCCAATGTGCATTAAATGAATGTATGAAATCTTTGTAGCTTTAAGTGCTTTAGTAACATTAAACTTTTCAGCAGAGCCATGGTTCAGTGATCtgtctgcagagagcagaacagGGGGGGATTctttacatttgttttcctaTAGATAGAACAGCAATATATCTTATTTCTAAGCTTGATTTGAGAGTAGATGGGAAATTAAGTTCAGTCTCTGCTCAGCTTTACTCAGTAGAAACTAAAAATCTTATGGGAACAGACCTGCTTATCTTTGGGAATAAAACTGTGTGCCATCCTGTTTCCTGATAGTCTAACTGGCAatattgtatttcttcttttcttcctcagcagGCAGGTAAGGAATAGGTGTCTTGTTTGCAAACAGGCTACATCTGAATATGCAATTCTGGCTTAATTTCTCTGTTGATGTGTCAAAATCTGGAGTGGCTGCTTATAGATTGTTAGTAGAAAAAACTAATTGTTCTAAGGTGACCTTAATGCAATCTTTAAATAGATGAAAAAGTTGGatattttgtatgttttaatGTCTGTGAattaaaaagctatttaaatGCATGCTTTTTGCAATTATTCAGTGCCAGATTCTAACTAatatgaagatattttaaaactctaTTTTTTGCTGCTACTTATGTTCTGTTTGGGCTTATTTTGAATGCTGAATATTAAGTCAGTAATGGGTCACTGCAATTTTTTCCTATATATAtgctgaatgttttctttttacaagcCTCTGATTATTAATTATTACACAGTAGCAAGATACTCTGACACTATTTACAAAGCTGAGCAACTGTTCCCT
Proteins encoded in this region:
- the TANGO2 gene encoding transport and Golgi organization protein 2 homolog isoform X1 codes for the protein MCILLFKFDPRPASKNAYRLILAANRDEFYHRPSKSADFWDSSNEILSGLDMEEGKEGGTWLGISKKGKMAALTNYMQPKIDKEAKGRGALVTNFLTADLDSYSYLKKISVEGHLYNGFNLLAADLNTTKGDVICYYGNKGEPEPVVLNPGIYGLSNSLLDTPWKKLQYGKQLFTEVVKRSQDLTKEDLVQELLTVMNNQEPQLPDPAIEDQGKDYIRPILNKYASICVRCPGYGTRTNTVVLIDSEGQVTFTERNMINEDVNQWKTSTYEFKLHT
- the TANGO2 gene encoding transport and Golgi organization protein 2 homolog isoform X2 — encoded protein: MEEGKEGGTWLGISKKGKMAALTNYMQPKIDKEAKGRGALVTNFLTADLDSYSYLKKISVEGHLYNGFNLLAADLNTTKGDVICYYGNKGEPEPVVLNPGIYGLSNSLLDTPWKKLQYGKQLFTEVVKRSQDLTKEDLVQELLTVMNNQEPQLPDPAIEDQGKDYIRPILNKYASICVRCPGYGTRTNTVVLIDSEGQVTFTERNMINEDVNQWKTSTYEFKLHT